A window from Frischella perrara encodes these proteins:
- a CDS encoding type II secretion system F family protein → MKRIYLWQDISGKQHILVAKSFYQARQVLLLQQKLFFKLTAKNYISKRSFSIQQLIVVTKQLATMLKAGLPIIETLTLIANDHPILQWQWLLNEIKQQLILGKTITQALSRYPDIFSPLYQEIIATGEITGQLENSFARLAELLEKNHQLRQKIKKALRYPIFLLLVTIIVCLIMLLVVLPNFIDVYQNFDAQLPPFTQAVITFSNFLQEKYLVLLCIIFISSVIYQKYLKKRYGQIILQLLLKLPVLGQLLISANLTLIFQTLLITQQSGIPLIASIATAQKTTYHQLFQYALAKINIAIKQGKSFSLAIDEITIFPKICFQLIRVGEESGTLEIMLQRLANYYESHNDQLTDNLTSKIEPFMISIMALIIGSLVIAMYLPIFQLGSVIH, encoded by the coding sequence ATGAAGCGAATATATTTATGGCAAGATATATCAGGGAAGCAACATATATTGGTAGCAAAATCGTTTTATCAAGCACGCCAAGTATTACTATTACAACAAAAACTATTTTTTAAACTAACTGCAAAAAATTATATTAGCAAAAGAAGCTTTTCTATCCAACAATTAATAGTTGTTACTAAACAACTAGCTACGATGTTAAAAGCGGGTTTACCTATTATCGAAACATTGACACTTATTGCTAATGATCACCCTATTTTACAATGGCAATGGTTACTTAACGAGATTAAACAACAGCTAATACTGGGTAAAACGATTACTCAAGCACTTAGCCGTTATCCTGATATTTTTTCTCCTCTCTATCAAGAAATCATTGCTACAGGGGAAATAACAGGTCAGCTAGAAAATAGTTTTGCTCGCCTAGCTGAATTACTTGAAAAAAATCACCAACTCAGACAAAAAATCAAAAAAGCACTACGTTACCCGATTTTTTTATTATTGGTGACAATAATAGTCTGCCTAATTATGTTATTAGTTGTCCTACCTAATTTTATTGATGTCTATCAGAATTTTGATGCTCAATTGCCACCATTTACCCAAGCTGTAATTACCTTTTCTAACTTTTTACAAGAAAAATATCTGGTTCTTTTATGTATAATTTTTATCTCTAGTGTTATTTATCAAAAATATCTAAAAAAGCGTTATGGTCAAATAATTTTGCAACTACTTTTAAAACTGCCTGTTTTAGGACAATTGCTTATCAGCGCAAATTTAACACTAATTTTTCAAACACTGTTAATAACCCAACAGTCGGGTATTCCACTCATTGCAAGTATTGCAACTGCTCAAAAAACGACTTATCACCAATTATTTCAATATGCTCTTGCAAAAATTAATATCGCTATAAAACAAGGTAAATCATTTAGTCTTGCAATTGATGAAATTACAATTTTTCCGAAAATTTGCTTCCAACTTATTCGTGTTGGTGAGGAATCAGGAACACTTGAAATCATGTTGCAACGATTAGCCAATTATTATGAATCACATAATGATCAGTTAACCGATAATTTAACTAGTAAAATTGAACCATTTATGATTTCTATTATGGCACTGATTATAGGAAGTTTAGTGATAGCAATGTACCTGCCGATTTTCCAATTAGGGAGTGTTATTCATTAA
- the coaE gene encoding dephospho-CoA kinase (Dephospho-CoA kinase (CoaE) performs the final step in coenzyme A biosynthesis.), which translates to MPYIVALTGGIASGKTTVANLFAQLGVPIIDTDIIARQVVQPDTVAYNDIIAHFGQQIVLPSHELDRNKLRTVIFNQPAERAWLNNYLHPIILSETQKLIKQQHSPYVIWVVPLLIENQWNVYANRTLIVETAPDIQLKRLQKRDNIDKNLAKNMILSQLTDEDRRRYADDIIINSHQTVDLTRQVFLLHEQYLNLSHKTTL; encoded by the coding sequence ATGCCTTATATTGTTGCCTTAACGGGTGGAATAGCAAGTGGCAAAACAACCGTTGCTAACCTTTTTGCCCAATTAGGGGTACCGATTATTGATACAGATATTATTGCTAGACAGGTAGTACAACCTGATACCGTTGCCTATAATGATATTATTGCTCACTTTGGTCAACAAATCGTTTTACCTTCACACGAACTTGATCGGAATAAATTAAGAACAGTTATATTCAATCAACCAGCAGAAAGAGCATGGTTAAATAACTATTTGCATCCAATCATTTTATCTGAAACACAAAAGCTAATTAAACAACAGCATTCACCTTATGTAATATGGGTGGTTCCTTTATTAATCGAAAATCAATGGAATGTCTACGCTAATCGGACACTAATTGTAGAAACAGCACCGGATATTCAGTTAAAAAGACTACAAAAACGCGATAATATAGATAAAAATTTAGCTAAAAATATGATATTATCTCAATTAACAGATGAAGATAGACGTCGTTATGCTGATGATATCATTATCAATAGTCATCAAACCGTTGACCTCACTCGACAAGTTTTTTTATTACACGAACAATATCTCAATTTATCGCATAAAACAACTTTGTAA
- a CDS encoding prepilin peptidase, with amino-acid sequence MNIILILITGGIGLCLGSFVNLIISRYSPSQTTYQFLVTIIFKRSYCPQCKHNLTGFSLIPVISWLIQGGKCRFCQTSIAIHYPAMEMLFAIINIFIITYYSINLWSIMLILLTMIFIILIIIDYRYLILPNCFNYLILILGLISSTFGINQIVLYDAWIGMVLGMLLLGVPSLIYYLITKRIGLGGGDIKLLAALGTWVNYHYLPILLIIACMIGLILFAIHKHPYLTKFKTHTVNQSKVIPFGPCLIIAAYCLLLS; translated from the coding sequence ATGAATATAATACTAATCTTAATTACGGGAGGAATTGGCTTATGTTTAGGTAGTTTTGTTAATTTAATAATCAGTCGTTATTCACCAAGCCAAACTACTTATCAATTTTTAGTGACTATTATTTTTAAGCGATCTTATTGTCCTCAATGCAAACATAATTTAACAGGATTTTCCTTAATACCCGTCATATCATGGCTAATTCAGGGCGGTAAATGTCGTTTCTGTCAGACATCTATTGCTATCCATTATCCTGCTATGGAAATGCTATTTGCAATCATCAATATATTTATCATTACTTATTATAGTATTAACTTATGGTCAATCATGTTAATTTTACTTACCATGATTTTTATTATTCTCATTATTATCGATTACCGATATTTAATACTACCTAATTGTTTCAATTATTTGATATTGATTCTTGGTTTAATAAGTTCTACTTTCGGAATAAACCAAATTGTATTATATGATGCGTGGATAGGTATGGTATTGGGAATGCTCCTCCTTGGAGTTCCTTCTTTAATCTATTACCTCATAACTAAACGAATTGGTTTAGGCGGAGGTGATATAAAATTACTTGCAGCTTTGGGGACGTGGGTTAATTATCATTATTTACCAATATTACTCATAATTGCGTGTATGATCGGTTTAATTTTATTTGCTATCCATAAACATCCATACTTAACCAAATTTAAAACTCATACCGTCAACCAATCCAAAGTTATTCCATTTGGACCGTGTCTAATTATTGCAGCCTATTGCTTATTACTTTCCTAA
- the ppdD gene encoding prepilin peptidase-dependent pilin: MHYKKFKFHLTTSGFTLIELMIAIAVIAILAAIGMPTYQGYVQKAAMTDMLQAISSYKTAVEICSFSQGKLTSCNSGSEGIAETKTTNYVASIKVNSGIITMKGRNTLSDLTVTLTPTINNKSGDVSWSKNCQSSEENKTLIQACNDVFRF, translated from the coding sequence ATGCATTACAAAAAATTCAAGTTCCATTTAACCACATCAGGTTTCACTTTAATTGAACTGATGATCGCTATAGCTGTTATTGCCATTTTAGCCGCAATTGGTATGCCCACCTATCAAGGATATGTTCAGAAAGCTGCCATGACAGATATGTTGCAAGCGATCAGCAGTTATAAAACCGCAGTCGAAATTTGTTCATTTTCTCAAGGTAAACTCACTTCCTGTAATAGTGGTAGCGAAGGTATTGCTGAAACTAAAACAACTAACTATGTAGCATCAATAAAGGTTAATTCAGGAATCATCACTATGAAAGGTCGCAATACACTTTCCGATCTAACAGTCACATTGACACCTACTATTAATAACAAAAGCGGCGATGTCAGTTGGTCTAAAAACTGTCAAAGTAGTGAGGAAAATAAAACATTAATTCAGGCATGTAACGACGTATTTAGGTTTTAA
- a CDS encoding ATPase, T2SS/T4P/T4SS family, producing MNHTTQYAENEVIQITNQIIQDAIAKRASDIHFEPYQALYRIRIRVDGVLQMIRTLSVTLAKQVTVRIKIMANLNIAEQRLPQDGQLAIGNLTMRISTLPILYGEKIVLRIMDNSQHGLSLDQIGLDQQQLNDYKTLLDSPQGLILVTGPTGSGKTITLYSGLNYVESSQRNVCSVEDPIEIPLLGINQTQVNIKAGLDFTSVLRALLRQDPDIIMIGEIRDQITAEIAIQAAQTGHLVLSTLHTNSTAETLVRLSQMGIKTYLIAACLKLVIAQRLIRKLCPHCKIIATDPLIIEEDGQTNQYSQYIAKGCEHCLGGYYERIGIYEFLIITPEISSLLLASDQFSLNQIQQLIIQQQIITLSISALNLVKKGITSLAEVQRVLGENNY from the coding sequence ATGAATCATACTACTCAATATGCTGAAAACGAGGTAATTCAAATTACCAATCAAATCATTCAAGATGCAATAGCAAAGAGAGCATCAGATATTCATTTTGAGCCGTACCAAGCACTCTATCGTATTCGAATTCGTGTTGATGGCGTTCTGCAAATGATTAGAACATTATCAGTAACATTAGCTAAACAAGTTACTGTAAGGATAAAGATCATGGCTAATTTAAATATTGCTGAACAACGTTTACCACAAGATGGTCAATTAGCTATTGGTAATCTCACAATGCGAATATCAACGTTACCCATTTTATACGGCGAAAAAATAGTATTAAGAATAATGGATAATTCCCAGCATGGTTTATCGCTTGATCAAATTGGGCTAGATCAACAACAACTTAATGATTACAAAACGTTATTAGACAGTCCTCAAGGCTTAATTTTGGTCACTGGTCCAACTGGAAGTGGTAAAACAATAACATTATATAGTGGATTAAATTACGTAGAGAGTTCCCAACGAAATGTGTGTAGTGTTGAAGATCCGATTGAAATACCACTACTTGGTATTAATCAAACACAAGTTAATATTAAAGCTGGCTTAGATTTTACTTCTGTGTTACGTGCATTATTACGACAAGATCCCGATATCATTATGATTGGTGAAATACGAGATCAAATCACGGCAGAAATTGCCATTCAAGCTGCACAAACTGGTCATTTAGTGTTATCTACGCTTCATACTAATTCCACAGCAGAAACACTTGTAAGATTAAGTCAAATGGGAATTAAGACCTATTTAATTGCAGCATGTTTAAAACTCGTTATTGCTCAACGTTTGATAAGAAAACTCTGTCCACATTGTAAAATTATTGCCACAGATCCACTAATCATAGAAGAAGATGGTCAAACAAATCAATATTCTCAATATATTGCAAAAGGCTGTGAACACTGCCTGGGTGGTTATTATGAGCGAATTGGTATTTATGAATTTCTAATAATTACACCGGAAATCAGTTCTTTATTACTCGCCAGTGATCAATTTTCATTAAATCAAATACAACAATTGATAATTCAACAACAGATTATCACTCTATCCATCTCCGCCTTAAATCTGGTTAAAAAAGGTATAACGTCTTTGGCTGAAGTACAGCGGGTATTAGGTGAAAATAATTACTAA
- the ampD gene encoding 1,6-anhydro-N-acetylmuramyl-L-alanine amidase AmpD, producing MLTTIQKGCLDGARFIASPYFNERPIGEMITLLVIHNISLPPKQYGGPYVEQLFTGNLNPKEHVYFSTIYHLEVSSHLFIRRDGEVVQFVSFDKRAWHAGQSCFEGKANCNDYSIGIELEGCDFEPFNEIQYQQLAKITQCLKHYYPIQAIVGHSDIAPIRKTDPGPYFDWDYYHNLVK from the coding sequence ATGTTGACCACAATACAAAAAGGTTGCTTAGATGGGGCAAGGTTTATTGCATCACCTTATTTTAATGAGCGACCAATCGGCGAAATGATAACACTATTAGTGATCCACAATATTAGTTTACCGCCAAAACAGTATGGCGGACCTTATGTTGAACAATTATTTACTGGAAATCTGAATCCCAAAGAACATGTTTACTTTTCGACAATTTATCATCTTGAGGTTTCCAGTCATTTATTTATTCGACGGGATGGTGAGGTGGTACAGTTTGTATCATTTGATAAGCGTGCTTGGCATGCAGGTCAGTCTTGTTTTGAGGGGAAGGCTAATTGTAACGATTATTCAATTGGAATCGAATTAGAGGGATGTGATTTTGAGCCTTTTAATGAAATTCAATATCAGCAATTAGCTAAAATTACGCAATGTCTAAAACACTATTATCCGATCCAAGCTATTGTTGGACATAGTGATATTGCACCAATTCGTAAAACTGATCCGGGTCCTTATTTTGATTGGGATTATTACCATAATTTAGTAAAATAA